One Acidobacteriota bacterium DNA window includes the following coding sequences:
- the gcvT gene encoding glycine cleavage system aminomethyltransferase GcvT: MAHTPADTLQTTPLHARHRALGARMTPFGGWDMPLQYSGIAEEHRAVRTAAGLFDVSHMGEVEIAGDDALAAVQRIASNDARKLEPGRAQYSALTTPAGTVVDDVLVYQLAAGHYLLVINAANIAKDVAWIRKGIGAAGDAVAVNASSRYALIALQGPRAAAILQGLTAVELDGVAYYTFANGEVANVRATISRTGYTGEDGFELFVPPAQADTVWSTLLAAGGSEGLLPAGLGARDTLRLEAGMRLSGQDMDETTTLIEAGLGWTVGWEKASFVGREALLEQKRTGPARRLVGFEMLDRGIARHDHAVYAGADRVGRVTSGTLTPFLQKAVGMAYVPVELAARDTELSIDVRGRRLRARVVRMPFYRRPREGSAP, translated from the coding sequence ATGGCCCACACCCCGGCCGACACGCTGCAGACCACCCCGTTGCACGCCCGGCACCGCGCCCTGGGCGCGCGGATGACGCCTTTCGGCGGCTGGGACATGCCGCTGCAGTACAGCGGCATCGCCGAGGAGCACCGGGCGGTGCGGACCGCGGCCGGCCTCTTCGACGTCAGCCACATGGGCGAGGTGGAGATCGCCGGCGACGACGCGCTCGCGGCCGTGCAGCGCATCGCGTCGAACGACGCGCGGAAGCTGGAGCCGGGGCGCGCGCAGTACTCCGCGCTGACCACCCCGGCGGGCACGGTCGTCGACGACGTGCTCGTCTACCAGCTCGCGGCCGGGCACTATCTGCTGGTGATCAACGCCGCCAACATCGCCAAGGACGTCGCCTGGATCCGGAAGGGGATCGGGGCGGCGGGGGACGCGGTGGCCGTCAACGCGAGCAGCCGGTACGCGTTGATCGCGCTGCAGGGGCCGCGCGCCGCGGCGATTCTGCAAGGCCTGACCGCGGTGGAGCTCGACGGCGTCGCCTACTACACGTTCGCGAACGGCGAGGTGGCCAACGTGCGGGCCACCATCTCGCGGACCGGCTACACCGGCGAGGACGGCTTCGAGCTGTTCGTGCCGCCGGCGCAGGCCGACACGGTATGGTCCACCCTGCTCGCCGCCGGCGGATCCGAGGGCCTGCTGCCGGCCGGGCTCGGCGCCCGCGACACGCTCCGGCTCGAGGCGGGGATGCGCCTGAGCGGCCAGGACATGGACGAGACGACGACCCTGATCGAGGCGGGGCTCGGCTGGACCGTCGGCTGGGAGAAGGCGTCGTTCGTCGGCCGCGAGGCGCTGCTCGAACAGAAGCGGACCGGCCCGGCGCGCCGGCTGGTCGGCTTCGAGATGCTCGATCGCGGGATTGCGCGGCACGACCACGCGGTCTATGCTGGCGCCGACCGCGTCGGCCGGGTCACCAGCGGGACCCTGACGCCGTTCTTGCAGAAGGCCGTCGGGATGGCCTACGTGCCGGTCGAGCTGGCGGCGCGCGACACGGAGCTTTCCATCGACGTCCGCGGCCGGCGTCTGCGGGCGCGGGTCGTGCGGATGCCGTTCTACCGGCGTCCGCGCGAGGGGTCTGCCCCGTAG
- a CDS encoding sigma-54-dependent Fis family transcriptional regulator, whose product MEFQRSGFATQVSRLPTPLIGHAPCMARLRNEIARVATTDFTVLIEGESGSGKELVARQIHEQSTRREGPFVAVNCAAIVDTLIEAELFGIEDRTATGVRGRAGKFELANAGTVFLDEVADLSSAAQAKLLRAVQELAVERVGSHATRPLDVRLIVATNQTLRSMVEAHRFRSDLFYRLSGVEIQVPPLRERRSDIPLLATHFLRQHRGESERGLAPCAMDALSAYDWPGNVRELRRVIEHVLAFSGNRRIRVQDLPATITGEYVRNLQPSLLRDDTMRAWGSRYARIVLDRCGNNKREACRVLGISYHTLQSYLRYGGSTTARSAPRPGSTARRVDDGQHAQSS is encoded by the coding sequence ATGGAATTTCAGAGAAGTGGATTCGCCACGCAGGTTTCCAGGCTGCCGACGCCCCTGATTGGTCACGCTCCGTGCATGGCGCGGTTGCGCAACGAGATCGCGCGGGTGGCGACGACGGACTTCACCGTGCTCATCGAGGGCGAGAGCGGCTCGGGCAAAGAGCTGGTCGCGCGGCAGATTCACGAGCAGAGCACGCGGCGAGAAGGTCCGTTCGTTGCAGTCAACTGCGCGGCCATCGTCGACACCCTGATCGAGGCGGAGTTGTTCGGAATCGAAGATCGGACGGCCACCGGAGTGCGCGGGCGCGCGGGGAAGTTCGAGCTCGCGAACGCGGGAACGGTCTTCCTCGACGAGGTCGCCGACCTGTCGTCGGCGGCGCAGGCCAAGCTCCTGCGCGCGGTGCAGGAGCTGGCGGTCGAACGGGTCGGGTCGCACGCCACGCGGCCTCTCGACGTTCGTCTGATCGTGGCCACCAATCAGACGCTGAGAAGCATGGTCGAAGCACACCGGTTCCGATCCGATCTGTTCTACCGCCTCAGCGGCGTCGAGATTCAGGTGCCGCCGCTACGCGAACGGCGGTCCGATATTCCCTTGCTTGCCACTCACTTTCTGCGCCAGCACCGCGGTGAGTCCGAACGAGGCCTGGCCCCGTGCGCCATGGACGCGCTGTCGGCCTACGACTGGCCGGGCAACGTGCGGGAGCTTCGCCGCGTCATCGAGCACGTGCTGGCCTTTTCCGGGAACAGGCGCATACGGGTCCAGGACCTGCCGGCGACGATAACCGGCGAGTACGTGCGGAACCTGCAGCCGTCGCTGTTGCGCGACGACACGATGCGGGCATGGGGAAGCCGCTACGCGCGAATCGTCCTCGACCGCTGCGGCAACAACAAGCGCGAGGCGTGCCGCGTGCTGGGCATCAGCTACCACACGCTGCAGTCGTATCTGCGCTATGGCGGCAGTACGACGGCCCGATCGGCGCCGCGACCGGGCTCGACGGCACGGCGGGTCGACGACGGACAGCATGCGCAGTCGTCTTGA
- the gcvP gene encoding aminomethyl-transferring glycine dehydrogenase: MAEATTGFANRHIGPRAADLPHMLDVVGAPSLDVLMDEAIPAGIRLPAPLDLPDAESEAAFLTRMRALAARNEAWRSFIGLGYYGCVTPPVILRNLLENPGWYTPYTPYQAEVAQGRLEALLNFQTAVADLTGMEIANASLLDEATAAAEAMTMLFRLQARQRPGARRFLVSTDCFPQTIAVVRGRAEPLGIQVDVTDVGAAARAGGDLEGVFGVLAQSPDVSGRLHDLAPVTAWAHAAGALVVVASDLLALTLLTPPGEMDADVVVGNAQRFGVPLGYGGPHAAFFAARRAHARQMPGRMIGVSVDAHGRPAYRMALQTREQHIRRERATSNICTAQALLANVAGMYAAYHGPAGLREIALRVHGLARRLVDRLAALGMHLRHDAFFDTLRVDPASAGGAAAVRSAAAGARINFRYHPDGDVGIALDETATPADVEDIVEVFARAAGSPGPAAAPAPSHAVPADPGPPASPGPAPDDPLPAPSWPGALRRTSPFLTHPVFNRHHAELQMMRYLKRLERKDIGLDTSMIPLGSCTMKLNAAAEMEPVTWPAFGNVHPFAPPAQAGGYRLIIEELEALLRTITGFDAVSLQPNSGAQGEFAGLLAIRAFHRARGEGGRDVVLIPASAHGTNPASAAMAGLRPVVVACDGDGNVDLADLRAKAAEHGPRLSALMITYPSTHGVFEDAIRDVCAAIHEQGGQVYMDGANLNAQVGLTSPARIGADVCHLNLHKTFAIPHGGGGPGMGPIAVAGHLAPHLPRHPLDEPAADAAADTAIAPIAAAPWGSASILLISYAYIRLLGARGVTAATEHAILNANYVKSRLESRYDVLYARRNGRVAHELVFDLRPLQAQAGITVQDVAKRLMDYGFHAPTVSFPVPGTLMVEPTESEPLEELDRFCDAMLAIRDEVDDVASGRADPVDNVLKNAPHTAAEVAGDAWTHPYSRQAAAFPRPFVAENKVWPAVGRIDDAHGDRNLMCACPPVDAYAGTSVR; this comes from the coding sequence ATGGCCGAGGCGACGACCGGTTTCGCGAACCGCCACATCGGACCGCGCGCGGCCGATCTGCCCCATATGCTCGACGTCGTCGGGGCGCCGTCGCTCGACGTCCTGATGGACGAGGCGATCCCCGCGGGCATTCGCCTGCCCGCGCCGCTCGACCTGCCCGACGCCGAGTCCGAGGCGGCCTTCCTGACGCGGATGCGCGCGCTCGCCGCCCGCAACGAGGCGTGGCGGTCGTTCATCGGCCTCGGCTACTACGGGTGCGTGACGCCTCCCGTCATCCTGCGCAACCTGCTCGAGAATCCCGGCTGGTACACCCCCTACACGCCGTACCAGGCCGAGGTCGCGCAGGGCCGGTTGGAGGCGCTGCTGAACTTCCAGACCGCCGTCGCGGACCTGACGGGGATGGAAATCGCCAACGCGTCGCTGCTCGACGAGGCCACCGCGGCGGCCGAGGCGATGACGATGCTGTTCCGGCTGCAGGCCCGGCAGCGCCCCGGCGCGCGGCGCTTCCTCGTCTCGACCGACTGCTTTCCCCAGACGATCGCCGTGGTGCGGGGACGCGCCGAGCCGCTCGGCATCCAGGTGGACGTGACCGACGTCGGGGCCGCGGCGCGGGCGGGCGGGGACCTGGAGGGTGTTTTCGGCGTGCTGGCGCAGTCGCCGGACGTCTCCGGGCGCCTGCACGACCTGGCGCCGGTGACGGCCTGGGCGCACGCGGCGGGCGCGCTCGTCGTCGTCGCCTCCGACCTGCTCGCCCTGACGCTGCTGACCCCGCCCGGCGAGATGGACGCCGACGTGGTGGTCGGCAACGCGCAGCGCTTCGGCGTGCCGCTCGGCTACGGCGGTCCGCACGCCGCCTTCTTCGCTGCCCGCCGCGCCCACGCGCGGCAGATGCCGGGGCGCATGATCGGCGTCTCGGTCGACGCGCACGGCCGGCCGGCCTACCGCATGGCGCTGCAGACCCGCGAGCAGCACATCCGCCGCGAGCGCGCCACGTCGAACATCTGCACCGCGCAGGCGCTGCTGGCCAACGTCGCGGGCATGTACGCCGCGTACCACGGCCCGGCCGGGCTGCGGGAGATCGCCCTGCGCGTGCACGGACTGGCGCGGCGGCTGGTCGACCGGCTCGCGGCGCTCGGCATGCACCTGCGCCACGACGCGTTCTTCGACACGTTGCGCGTCGACCCGGCATCAGCCGGCGGGGCGGCCGCGGTGCGATCCGCGGCGGCGGGCGCGCGCATCAACTTCCGGTATCACCCGGACGGCGACGTCGGCATCGCCCTCGACGAGACGGCGACCCCCGCGGACGTGGAGGACATCGTCGAGGTCTTCGCGCGCGCCGCCGGCTCGCCCGGTCCGGCTGCCGCCCCGGCCCCGTCGCACGCGGTTCCGGCAGACCCCGGCCCCCCGGCGAGTCCCGGCCCCGCGCCGGACGATCCGCTCCCGGCGCCGTCGTGGCCCGGCGCGCTGCGCAGGACCTCGCCGTTCCTGACGCATCCGGTCTTCAACCGCCATCACGCCGAGCTGCAGATGATGCGGTATCTGAAGCGGCTCGAGCGCAAGGACATCGGTCTGGACACGTCGATGATTCCCCTCGGCTCGTGCACGATGAAGCTGAACGCCGCGGCGGAGATGGAGCCGGTCACCTGGCCCGCGTTCGGCAACGTCCACCCCTTCGCGCCGCCCGCGCAGGCGGGAGGCTACCGGCTGATCATCGAGGAGCTCGAAGCGCTGCTGCGCACCATCACCGGCTTCGACGCGGTGTCGCTGCAGCCCAACTCGGGCGCCCAGGGCGAGTTCGCCGGGCTGCTGGCGATCCGGGCGTTCCACCGGGCGCGGGGAGAGGGCGGCCGCGACGTGGTCCTGATCCCGGCCTCGGCCCACGGCACCAACCCGGCCAGCGCGGCCATGGCCGGTCTGCGGCCGGTGGTGGTGGCCTGCGACGGCGACGGCAACGTCGATCTCGCGGATCTGCGGGCGAAGGCGGCCGAGCACGGCCCGCGGCTCAGCGCGCTGATGATCACCTACCCGTCGACGCACGGTGTCTTCGAGGACGCGATCCGGGACGTGTGCGCCGCCATTCACGAGCAGGGCGGGCAGGTCTACATGGACGGCGCCAACCTGAACGCGCAGGTCGGCCTGACCTCGCCCGCGCGCATCGGGGCCGACGTCTGCCACCTGAACCTGCACAAGACCTTCGCCATCCCGCACGGCGGGGGAGGGCCCGGCATGGGACCCATCGCCGTGGCCGGCCACCTCGCGCCGCACCTCCCCCGGCACCCGCTGGATGAGCCGGCCGCCGATGCCGCCGCCGACACCGCCATCGCGCCGATCGCCGCCGCCCCGTGGGGCAGCGCGAGCATCCTGCTCATCTCCTACGCCTACATCCGCCTGCTGGGCGCCCGCGGCGTGACCGCGGCCACCGAGCACGCCATCCTCAACGCCAACTACGTCAAGTCGCGGCTCGAGTCCCGCTACGACGTGCTGTACGCGCGCCGCAACGGCCGCGTGGCCCACGAGCTGGTCTTCGACCTGCGTCCGCTGCAGGCGCAGGCCGGCATCACCGTGCAGGATGTCGCCAAGCGCCTGATGGACTACGGCTTCCACGCGCCGACGGTGTCGTTCCCGGTCCCGGGCACGCTGATGGTGGAGCCGACCGAGAGCGAGCCGCTCGAGGAGCTGGACCGCTTCTGCGACGCGATGCTGGCGATCCGCGACGAGGTGGACGACGTCGCAAGCGGTCGGGCCGACCCCGTCGACAACGTCCTGAAGAACGCGCCGCACACCGCGGCGGAGGTGGCCGGGGACGCCTGGACACATCCCTACAGCCGGCAGGCCGCAGCGTTTCCGAGGCCGTTCGTCGCCGAGAACAAGGTGTGGCCGGCCGTCGGCCGCATCGACGACGCGCATGGCGATCGCAACCTGATGTGCGCATGCCCGCCTGTCGACGCGTACGCCGGGACGTCCGTTCGGTGA
- a CDS encoding DUF2191 domain-containing protein: MAALAERMQRVRGQSFKAIVNEALRCGLLAMAAPAGPPSIYRTPAVDLGSCRIGSLDDIADVLAVAEGEDFR; encoded by the coding sequence GTGGCGGCCCTGGCCGAACGCATGCAGCGGGTGCGCGGTCAGAGTTTCAAGGCGATTGTCAACGAAGCCCTGCGCTGCGGGCTGCTCGCGATGGCGGCTCCGGCCGGCCCGCCGTCGATCTACCGGACACCCGCCGTGGACCTCGGGTCCTGCCGGATCGGCAGCCTGGACGACATCGCCGACGTGCTCGCGGTCGCGGAAGGCGAAGACTTCCGGTGA
- a CDS encoding helix-hairpin-helix domain-containing protein, giving the protein MRRKLVVAALCAGLLVLAPHARAVASPLVPGLQSAEEDRSETVELNTATASELRTLPGVGERTAERIIEYREEHGGFEKIEDLMNVRGIGEKTFLRLRPLIRVDLPAER; this is encoded by the coding sequence ATGCGACGGAAGTTGGTAGTGGCGGCACTGTGCGCCGGACTCCTCGTCCTGGCGCCCCATGCTCGGGCGGTCGCGAGTCCGCTGGTCCCCGGCCTTCAGAGCGCGGAGGAAGACCGGTCGGAGACCGTGGAGCTGAACACGGCGACCGCGTCGGAGCTGCGGACGCTGCCCGGGGTCGGGGAGCGGACGGCGGAACGCATCATCGAGTACCGCGAGGAGCACGGCGGGTTCGAGAAGATAGAGGACCTGATGAACGTGCGCGGCATCGGCGAGAAGACGTTCCTCCGCCTGCGGCCGCTGATTCGCGTCGACTTGCCGGCGGAGCGCTAG
- a CDS encoding type II toxin-antitoxin system VapC family toxin: protein MILVDANLLVYAHVASFPQHQRARTWLDGRINAAAPVGLPWPSLLAFVRIVSNPRVFDRPVAVSAAWRQAESWLATQSVWVPLPTERHQAILAPLLASAEGRANLVSDAHLAALAIEHGLVLCSTDGGFARFGDLQWQNPLR, encoded by the coding sequence GTGATCCTCGTCGACGCCAACCTCCTGGTCTACGCGCACGTGGCTTCGTTCCCACAGCATCAGCGGGCGCGCACGTGGTTGGATGGGCGCATCAACGCGGCCGCGCCCGTGGGTCTTCCGTGGCCGAGCCTGCTGGCTTTCGTGCGGATCGTCAGCAATCCGCGCGTCTTCGATCGGCCCGTCGCGGTATCCGCCGCGTGGCGGCAGGCAGAGTCCTGGCTCGCGACGCAGTCGGTCTGGGTCCCGCTCCCGACGGAGCGCCACCAGGCGATTCTCGCCCCGCTACTGGCGAGCGCGGAGGGCCGTGCGAATCTTGTGTCCGACGCGCATCTGGCCGCCCTGGCCATCGAGCACGGCCTCGTCCTGTGCTCGACGGACGGCGGTTTCGCCCGCTTCGGCGACCTGCAATGGCAGAACCCATTGCGGTAG
- the gcvH gene encoding glycine cleavage system protein GcvH: MYPKDLQYTNDHEWIRVEDGRGRVGVTHYAQEQLGDVVYVELPEVGRALKKGEQFGSIESVKAVSDLYCPVGGTVVDVNRSLAEQPEAVNQDPHAAWMIVLTLDDPGEVGTLLDAAAYGDLVGGAA, encoded by the coding sequence ATGTATCCGAAAGATCTGCAGTACACGAACGATCACGAGTGGATCCGGGTGGAGGACGGCCGCGGCCGCGTGGGCGTCACCCACTATGCGCAGGAGCAGCTCGGCGACGTGGTCTACGTGGAGTTGCCGGAGGTGGGCCGCGCGCTGAAGAAGGGCGAGCAGTTCGGCTCGATCGAGTCGGTCAAGGCGGTGTCCGACCTGTACTGTCCGGTCGGCGGCACCGTGGTCGACGTCAACCGGTCGCTGGCCGAGCAGCCGGAGGCGGTCAACCAGGATCCGCACGCGGCCTGGATGATCGTGCTGACCCTCGACGATCCCGGCGAGGTCGGCACGCTGCTGGATGCGGCGGCCTACGGCGACCTGGTCGGCGGAGCCGCCTGA
- a CDS encoding adenylosuccinate synthase, with translation MTSTGNLAVLGAQWGDEGKGKIVDLLSPAFAVVARAQGGHNAGHTVIVGGDEFILHLIPSGILHPGVTCVIGNGVVVDPAALFAEIDALHDRGLDTAGRLLVSSRAHVILPYHRDIEAAAESRLGAQRIGTTSRGIGPSYEHKAGRFGIRIGDLADGRPGGRLAALIEANVGERNRTVAGPALGWRSVWQEAAAVWERLAPLVADTSRYLHDTLEAGRPVLFEGAQGTMLDIDHGTYPYVTSSNATIGGVCTGLGVGPQAIGGVLGIVKAYTTRVGEGPFPTELDEAGAQRLREWGREYGASTGRPRRCGWFDAVGVRYAVRVNGMTALAMTKLDVLDHLDELRICTGYRRGGEVLTDPPPTIDGLAACEPVYETLPGWAGAGRTAGVTDERDLPAAARAYLARLETLSGAPVAIISTGSDRGDTIVRRDSPVGRWVDAGAPAAGRAR, from the coding sequence ATGACATCGACAGGGAACCTCGCGGTGCTCGGCGCGCAGTGGGGCGACGAGGGCAAGGGCAAGATCGTCGATCTGCTCAGCCCGGCCTTCGCCGTCGTGGCCCGTGCGCAGGGGGGCCACAACGCCGGGCACACCGTCATCGTCGGCGGCGACGAGTTCATCCTGCACCTGATCCCGTCGGGCATCCTGCATCCCGGCGTCACCTGCGTCATCGGCAACGGCGTGGTGGTCGATCCGGCGGCCCTCTTCGCCGAGATCGACGCGCTTCATGACCGCGGCCTCGACACCGCCGGGCGCCTGCTCGTCAGCAGCCGGGCGCACGTCATCCTGCCCTATCACCGCGACATCGAGGCGGCCGCGGAGAGCCGGCTCGGCGCCCAGCGCATCGGGACGACCTCGCGCGGCATCGGACCGAGCTACGAGCACAAGGCCGGCCGCTTCGGCATCCGGATCGGCGATCTGGCCGACGGGCGCCCCGGCGGGCGCCTGGCCGCGCTGATCGAGGCCAACGTCGGCGAGCGCAACCGGACCGTGGCGGGACCGGCGCTGGGCTGGCGGTCCGTATGGCAGGAGGCGGCGGCGGTCTGGGAGCGGCTGGCGCCCCTGGTCGCCGACACGTCGCGCTACCTGCACGACACCCTGGAAGCGGGTCGGCCAGTGCTCTTCGAGGGCGCGCAGGGCACGATGCTGGACATCGACCACGGCACCTACCCCTACGTGACCTCGTCCAACGCGACCATCGGGGGCGTCTGCACCGGGCTCGGCGTGGGCCCGCAGGCGATCGGCGGCGTGCTGGGCATCGTCAAGGCGTACACCACGCGCGTCGGCGAGGGCCCGTTTCCCACCGAGCTCGACGAGGCCGGCGCGCAACGCCTGCGCGAGTGGGGGCGGGAGTACGGCGCCTCGACCGGCCGCCCGCGACGGTGCGGGTGGTTCGACGCCGTCGGGGTGCGCTACGCGGTGCGGGTGAACGGGATGACCGCGTTGGCCATGACCAAGCTCGACGTGCTGGACCACCTCGACGAGCTGCGCATCTGCACGGGTTATCGCCGCGGCGGCGAGGTCCTGACCGATCCGCCGCCGACCATCGACGGCCTCGCCGCCTGCGAGCCGGTGTACGAGACGCTGCCGGGATGGGCCGGCGCCGGGCGGACCGCGGGCGTGACGGACGAGCGCGACCTGCCTGCCGCCGCCCGCGCCTACCTGGCGCGGCTCGAAACACTGAGCGGCGCTCCGGTCGCCATCATCTCGACCGGCTCCGACCGCGGCGACACGATCGTGCGGCGCGACTCCCCCGTCGGCCGCTGGGTGGACGCCGGCGCGCCGGCCGCCGGGCGGGCCCGCTGA
- a CDS encoding ABC transporter permease, with translation MDQLLIDARQAIRQLGARPGFSVAVLIILAVGGGANTAAFSIVRGMLLQPLPYPDSENIVAVGHAPLLNAEGFPYLLGSELLQLQAEARSFEQITGYVPSRAAVMTPDGTANLNGMEVTPSFFPLLRAAPHAGRLFNEADAVEGAQGVVLLSYSAWVTWFGADEGIVGAPVELNTDPHIVIGVLTEGFEFEDADFWAPLVVETGEYVDGIAREVSYSAVGRLQSGVSPGQATAEVHTILARTPRMRPPSLSLMTHVTPLQEQRGRPFHAALLMLTAATGLVLLMTCANVAGLLLARGMVRAPELGIRGAIGASRSRIVRQLLTECVVLGVVGGSAGFVLAVGIVRAAPAVGSHVPRLADVGVDLPVLAFAAGLSVITGLLFGSAPAIAWSRVDLARIMNDAHAATASVGRASNGQTLLVAGQVAIALVLLISAGLLLRSFVAHVTFDPGFDPANIVRAVVFDASSDTGSNSGYTEALMTQMDRISSVLDVEAVALASPLPLNPAASTPIAVAGRPALNLAAGVRRVSPSYAETLRLRLLEGRFFTELDTEGSLPVAVVSESFAREAFGAEPAVGQQLIQPTGPSLPGIGPIGGGSWEVIGVVADVSSPFLQTLPLFASVNDIYLSMRQPRMESVASVLLQRFEQVCVLVRTLGDPATAIPFIREVLTEVAPSATVNVGMIETRLSNTAAQPRFYALCAGLFGLVALVLAAIGLYSLLSHTVSQRRREIGIRMALGADRRDVVMLVFRQGGILICVGVIIGLLAAAAATRILGSILFDVTPADPLTFTAVTALLLTVALIACWLPARQAVRIAPMDVLKGT, from the coding sequence GTGGATCAGTTACTGATTGACGCGAGGCAGGCGATACGGCAGCTCGGCGCGCGGCCCGGTTTCAGTGTGGCCGTGCTGATCATCCTCGCGGTTGGCGGCGGCGCGAACACGGCTGCGTTCAGCATCGTGCGGGGCATGCTCCTGCAGCCACTGCCCTATCCGGACTCCGAGAACATCGTGGCCGTGGGCCACGCACCACTCCTCAACGCCGAGGGGTTCCCCTACCTGTTGGGCAGCGAACTGCTCCAATTGCAGGCTGAGGCACGCTCGTTCGAGCAGATCACCGGATACGTGCCCAGCCGTGCCGCCGTCATGACACCTGACGGCACGGCCAACCTGAACGGCATGGAAGTGACACCTTCCTTCTTTCCGTTACTGCGGGCGGCGCCACACGCCGGCCGTCTGTTCAACGAAGCGGACGCAGTCGAGGGCGCCCAAGGGGTGGTGCTGTTGAGCTACAGCGCCTGGGTGACATGGTTCGGGGCGGACGAAGGGATCGTGGGCGCCCCGGTCGAGTTGAACACGGATCCGCACATCGTCATCGGCGTGCTCACCGAGGGCTTCGAGTTCGAGGACGCGGATTTCTGGGCGCCATTGGTGGTTGAGACGGGTGAGTACGTCGATGGCATAGCACGCGAGGTCTCCTATTCGGCGGTCGGACGTCTTCAATCCGGCGTGTCGCCAGGCCAGGCCACGGCCGAGGTGCACACCATCCTCGCTCGAACCCCAAGAATGCGCCCGCCGAGCCTCTCGCTCATGACCCACGTGACTCCCTTGCAGGAACAGCGGGGCCGCCCGTTCCACGCTGCACTCCTGATGCTCACCGCCGCGACCGGTCTGGTGCTGTTGATGACGTGCGCGAACGTCGCCGGCCTGCTGCTCGCGCGAGGCATGGTCCGGGCGCCTGAACTGGGCATCCGGGGCGCCATCGGCGCATCCCGCAGCCGGATCGTTCGCCAGTTGCTCACCGAATGCGTGGTTCTGGGCGTCGTTGGCGGATCGGCCGGCTTCGTGCTGGCGGTGGGGATCGTCCGGGCCGCTCCGGCGGTTGGGTCGCATGTTCCCAGGCTTGCCGACGTGGGTGTGGATCTGCCCGTTCTCGCGTTCGCGGCCGGGCTGTCGGTCATCACCGGCCTTCTGTTCGGCTCCGCGCCGGCGATCGCCTGGTCGCGTGTCGATCTCGCCCGCATCATGAACGATGCGCATGCGGCCACCGCCAGCGTCGGCCGGGCCAGCAACGGCCAGACGCTACTCGTTGCCGGACAGGTCGCCATCGCGTTGGTGCTCCTGATCAGCGCCGGATTGCTGCTGCGCAGCTTCGTGGCACACGTCACGTTCGATCCTGGATTCGATCCGGCGAACATCGTGAGAGCCGTTGTTTTCGATGCGTCATCAGACACCGGGAGTAATTCCGGGTACACCGAGGCGCTGATGACGCAGATGGACCGAATATCGAGCGTGCTCGACGTGGAAGCCGTTGCGCTGGCTTCACCACTGCCGCTGAACCCCGCAGCATCGACACCGATTGCAGTTGCCGGCCGTCCGGCATTGAACCTCGCGGCGGGCGTACGCCGCGTGTCTCCCAGCTATGCCGAGACGCTACGCCTCCGGTTGCTGGAGGGCCGGTTCTTCACGGAACTCGACACGGAAGGAAGCCTACCGGTGGCCGTCGTCAGCGAATCGTTCGCACGGGAGGCGTTCGGTGCGGAACCCGCAGTCGGCCAGCAACTGATACAACCCACCGGCCCATCGCTGCCAGGGATCGGTCCCATCGGTGGGGGAAGCTGGGAAGTGATCGGCGTGGTGGCCGACGTGTCCTCGCCATTCCTTCAGACCCTTCCCCTCTTCGCGTCCGTGAATGACATCTACCTGTCCATGCGCCAGCCCAGGATGGAGAGCGTAGCGAGCGTGCTGCTCCAACGGTTCGAACAGGTGTGCGTGCTCGTCCGTACCTTGGGCGACCCCGCCACGGCCATTCCTTTCATCCGCGAAGTGCTGACGGAAGTTGCCCCAAGCGCGACGGTCAACGTCGGCATGATCGAGACGAGGTTATCCAACACAGCGGCCCAACCTCGTTTCTACGCCCTCTGCGCCGGTCTCTTCGGCCTGGTGGCGCTGGTGCTGGCGGCCATCGGGCTCTATAGCCTCCTCAGCCACACGGTGTCCCAACGTCGGCGGGAGATCGGCATCCGCATGGCCCTCGGTGCCGACAGGCGGGACGTCGTCATGCTGGTGTTTCGGCAGGGCGGCATACTCATCTGCGTCGGCGTGATCATCGGCCTCCTGGCGGCCGCCGCAGCCACGCGGATCCTGGGGAGCATCCTGTTCGACGTCACGCCGGCGGACCCATTGACGTTCACCGCCGTCACGGCGCTGCTGCTCACCGTCGCGTTGATTGCCTGCTGGCTGCCGGCGAGACAGGCCGTGCGGATCGCCCCAATGGACGTGCTCAAGGGAACCTAG